The Danio aesculapii chromosome 7, fDanAes4.1, whole genome shotgun sequence DNA window NNNNNNNNNNNNNNNNNNNNNNNNNNNNNNNNNNNNNNNNNNNNNNNNNNNNNNNNNNNNNNNNNNNNNNNNNNNNNNNNNNNNNNNNNNNNNNNNNNNNNNNNNNNNNNNNNNNNNNNNNNNNNNNNNNNNNNNNNNNNNNNNNNNNNNNNNNNNNNNNNNNNNNNNNNNNNNNNNNNNNNNNNNNNNNNNNNNNNNNNNNNNNNNNNNNNNNNNNNNNNNNNNNNNNNNNNNNNNNNNNNNNNNNNNNNNNNNNNNNNNNNNNNNNNNNNNNNNNNNNNNNNNNNNNNNNNNNNNNNNNNNNNNNNNNNNNNNNNNNNNNNNNNNNNNNNNNNNNNNNNNNNNNNNNNNNNNNNNNNNNNNNNNNNNNNNNNNNNNNNNNNNNNNNNNNNNNNNNNNNNNNNNNNNNNNNNNNNNNNNNNNNNNNNNNNNNNNNNNNNNNNNNNNNNNNNNNNNNNNNNNNNNNNNNNNNNNNNNNNNNNNNNNNNNNNNNNNNNNNNNNNNNNNNNNNNNNNNNNNNNNNNNNNNNNNNNNNNNNNNNNNNNNNNNNNNNNNNNNNNNNNNNNNNNNNNNNNNNNNNNNNNNNNNNNNNNNNNNNNNNNNNNNNNNNNNNNNNNNNNNNNNNNNNNNNNNNNNNNNNNNNNNNNNNNNNNNNNNNNNNNNNNNNNNNNNNNNNNNNNNNNNNNNNNNNNNNNNNNNNNNNNNNNNNNNNNNNNNNNNNNNNNNNNNNNNNNNNNNNNNNNNNNNNNNNNNNNNNNNNNNNNNNNNNNNNNNNNNNNNNNNNNNNNNNNNNNNNNNNNNNNNNNNNNNNNNNNNNNNNNNNNNNNNNNNNNNNNNNNNNNNNNNNNNNNNNNNNNNNNNNNNNNNNNNNNNNNNNNNNNNNNNNNNNNNNNNNNNNNNNNNNNNNNNNNNNNNNNNNNNNNNNNNNNNNNNNNNNNNNNNNNNNNNNNNNNNNNNNNNNNNNNNNNNNNNNNNNNNNNNNNNNNNNNNNNNNNNNNNNNNNNNNNNNNNNNNNNNNNNNNNNNNNNNNNNNNNNNNNNNNNNNNNNNNNNNNNNNNNNNNNNNNNNNNNNNNNNNNNNNNNNNNNNNNNNNNNNNNNNNNNNNNNNNNNNNNNNNNNNNNNNNNNNNNNNNNNNNNNNNNNNNNNNNNNNNNNNNNNNNNNNNNNNNNNNNNNNNNNNNNNNNNNNNNNNNNNNNNNNNNNNNNNNNNNNNNNNNNNNNNNNNNNNNNNNNNNNNNNNNNNNNNNNNNNNNNNNNNNNNNNNNNNNNNNNNNNNNNNNNNNNNNNNNNNNNNNNNNNNNNNNNNNNNNNNNNNNNNNNNNNNNNNNNNNNNNNNNNNNNNNNNNNNNNNNNNNNNNNNNNNNNNNNNNNNNNNNNNNNNNNNNNNNNNNNNNNNNNNNNNNNNNNNNNNNNNNNNNNNNNNNNNNNNNNNNNNNNNNNNNNNNNNNNNNNNNNNNNNNNNNNNNNNNNNNNNNNNNNNNNNNNNNNNNNNNNNNNNNNNNNNNNNNNNNNNNNNNNNNNNNNNNNNNNNNNNNNNNNNNNNNNNNNNNNNNNNNNNNNNNNNNNNNNNNNNNNNNNNNNNNNNNNNNNNNNNNNNNNNNNNNNNNNNNNNNNNNNNNNNNNNNNNNNNNNNNNNNNNNNNNNNNNNNNNNNNNNNNNNNNNNNNNNNNNNNNNNNNNNNNNNNNNNNNNNNNNNNNNNNNNNNNNNNNNNNNNNNNNNNNNNNNNNNNNNNNNNNNNNNNNNNNNNNNNNNNNNNNNNNNNNNNNNNNNNNNNNNNNNNNNNNNNNNNNNNNNNNNNNNNNNNNNNNNNNNNNNNNNNNNNNNNNNNNNNNNNNNNNNNNNNNNNNNNNNNNNNNNNNNNNNNNNNNNNNNNNNNNNNNNNNNNNNNNNNNNNNNNNNNNNNNNNNNNNNNNNNNNNNNNNNNNNNNNNNNNNNNNNNNNNNNNNNNNNNNNNNNNNNNNNNNNNNNNNNNNNNNNNNNNNNNNNNNNNNNNNNNNNNNNNNNNNNNNNNNNNNNNNNNNNNNNNNNNNNNNNNNNNNNNNNNNNNNNNNNNNNNNNNNNNNNNNNNNNNNNNNNNNNNNNNNNNNNNNNNNNNNNNNNNNNNNNNNNNNNNNNNNNNNNNNNNNNNNNNNNNNNNNNNNNNNNNNNNNNNNNNNNNNNNNNNNNNNNNNNNNNNNNNNNNNNNNNNNNNNNNNNNNNNNNNNNNNNNNNNNNNNNNNNNNNNNNNNNNNNNNNNNNNNNNNNNNNNNNNNNNNNNNNNNNNNNNNNNNNNNNNNNNNNNNNNNNNNNNNNNNNNNNNNNNNNNNNNNNNNNNNNNNNNNNNNNNNNNNNNNNNNNNNNNNNNNNNNNNNNNNNNNNNNNNNNNNNNNNNNNNNNNNNNNNNNNNNNNNNNNNNNNTtaaagttgaaccactgaagtcacatgaatgtTTCGACAATGTTTTGGGATCTTTTCTGGACAGTTGTTGTCTATGGAGGTTGAAATTACTCAATTTGTCTtcagaagatgaacaaaggtctcctGGAACTGGAACGCCAAGAGGAAaaattaataacagatttttcaTTAATTGGATGAACAATACTTTTCAAGTATGTATTGTAGCGAAGAGATCGTATAGTGTAGAAGTGTAGTAGTAGAGAGGGCTCTCACCTGTGTGTTGAAAGGCTGGTTCACGATACTCCACGTACAGTGTTATTAGGAAGGGATATGGGATAAGTTCTAGACCCTTTTTTATGAACCTCATTTTGGACACTTGTTCCCATTTCCTTTTGTCTGTGGGACAAAGATATCAAGATATCAAAACAATAAACGTGTGATACGACATAATTATGTACATCAGAATGTGTCCTGTTTAATGTTAGCCATTTCTAAACtaataaaatgactataatacttttttatttttacagaggGCACTTGGTAAAACATGTTTTACAGCAACACCAtgtaatatatctaaataaatccatattgacaagcatatttagaacaagattgatttgatgacatattaaatgGGCATTTAAGGAGCACAGTGCTGAGTAtttaaggctgcacgatattggaaaaatctaatattgcggtatttttttttgctgcgatataagttgcgatatgaatataaattcttcagatgaattgaatatctctatttggaaagatttcattcaatTAGATCGACTGAGGTGATCAAGGTCTTTTCTATGCAGTgtgtctgcataaaatataaattacaagcaaatataaatatacgacaaagcaaaaataaaagtgaaataaacagtgcttcatgGTTTTCTGGGTAGTCTAAaagtatttaggtacagaaattgaacaatcaaacaaaataacagggtcatcattgtataaattatttaaaaatatatctttatattttaatctttaataaataatctaatcttgcgatatcgatgcttaaacGATTCATTGTTCAGCCCCAGTCCTGATACTCCTTATTTTAAAACTTTGCCATTATCCTTCAGACCACTAGGTTGTACCAATTTGTCAGCAAaacattttcagtcatttaaaatgaaaataagaatttaaacGATGAccttggagtttgcatgttctccctgtgttcgcgtgggtttcctccgggtgctccggtttcctcaacAGTTCAAAGATATGCGCAataggcgaattgggtaagctaaattgtctgtagtgtatgtgtgtgaatgggtgtttcccagtgatgggttgcagctggaagggcatcctttgcgtaaaacatatgctggataagttggtggttagtttcactgtggcgaccccttattaataaaggaactaagccgaaaagaaaattaatgaatgattcattcattttcctctgcgtagtccatttattcatcaggggtcgccacagcggaatgaatcgtcaacttatcCACAACTTAATCGTTAACTTATTcattttacatagcggatgcacttgtagctgcaacccattactgggaaacatccatacacactcattcacacacatacattacagataatttagtatattcaattcacctatagtgcatgtctttagactgtgggggaaactgaagcacccggaggaaacccacgcgaacatggagagagtatgcaaactccacacccagccaggactcgaaccagcgaccttcttgctgtgagactacagtgctaaccactgagccactgtgtcaccgttgcatattttaataagttcTTCGTAAATATCTTAATAAGTACGTTTCTTTTTTACATAACTGTTTCACTGAATGACAATGTAACAGGATTTAACCCATTTCTTTACTTATTTTGTCACCATTTACTTACTATCCTGTTATCCAAACTTCTATGGCACTCTATTGTCTATTAGaaataaattatgtatataaaaaGTTCTGTCTTTGTCTATCCAAGGGTAACTGACATATAAAAAAACTCTTCTTTTGGGCTACACAGAAGAACTAAAGTAATTAAGGTTTGGAacaatatgagggtgagtaaatgattacagaattgtCATATTGGGCAAACTGTCTCTTTCAGTTATATTAAGAAAAGCATACAAGGAAAAATGTTGAAATTTTGAGTTGTGAAAGGATGAAGATCATCTAAGTTTGCCAGAACCGCACGCACAGCATTCTGCAAAACAAAATCACACCAATTAAATCTTCTGAAGGTTAACTAAATCAAATCCAAAATGATAATCCAGGTCTTGATAACCTCCAGCTCCTCACTGACTAGCGCCCCATTCAGCATGTCCTCCTCCTCAATGCTGCAAGACAATATCCAAAgcttttatttatggttttgtaTATAAAGTTATATTCAGAATAACACAGCATACTTTGTATTTTAAACAAGTCAAATAAACTTGCATGGTCTTGCCTGCTCATGTCTCCTCGTCTTATCTTGAATTTGAAAACATGTTGTTCAGCCAGGAAAAACCTGGTCTCGGGTATAGGGAAGGTAAAAGCCTGGATTGACATAGTAACAAAtgcaacactggaaaaaaaatgaaacaaaatcgaaaaataaacattatgtaACAAACAGTTTACAGGAATAAAATAATAGTTAACAGAAATCAAGAATGCTAAACAGTTGTAGCTAGCTGGAACAAATAACCTATGCAGCAAGTCTCTGTAaattataaaaactaattttagaaACGTTTAGTTTAATTAACGTTACTAAAGGGAAATGACATGGTTAATTAATAACGTTAGCCAGATGTAAGTGTAAATTACCGTAATGCCTCAAGTATTTCACGCTAGCTTTAAGTTAGAGCGCGAATTTTTCAGTCAGCTGTCCCGCCCCGCCCTCAGATCAAGACAACAAACTCTGATTGGTCAAGCGTCCTATCCATTAAAGCGCAAAACCGCTGGTGTTAAGAGTTCCTCTGACCTCACGGAAATGTGTTCCGCCTTTTTATTGTCACATGATCTAGTTAGGTTGAGCGTGTTGTAAACCTGCCGTATACATTGATAAGACTGACTGTATCGCGAAGTTTATCTTCTACATATTTCAGGTAGAACATAGATAAATTAGCATTGGTATTTACTTGGAACAGATCACTGGACCTTGACCGTTTTGAAGTCACATGCTGACTGTTTGTCTTTTCATTTCCAGAAAGCCTGCAGGGTGAGTTTATATCTCTGAATATAAAATGCTCTTAATCTAtctcttttttttccctccatttGATTGTAACGTTAGACTCTATTTATTGCAGTGGATATGTTGCATTTTCGTTTTCATGCACTTCAGTTTTCATGCACTTGCAAATGATTGCATTAGTTTGCGTAGTCTAACtaaattttcttattttatttattacattattaaaaccattaagaattacatttttaactcaaacaggtttaaacaCACCCTGATAAAGGAATTTATTGCAGAATTTGCTGTAACAGTTGtcgtgaattgtatctctttacaaaataaaaaagtataaatattaaaaataaggttttactgagatgtattgttggtgattggatggatgtcggaCTGAATGAGTAGCATTACTTGGAAAAAGctaaattaagacctgtttaaaatgatttaagacctacaacacaatatttcagtgaatttaagacattttaagtccCAGCAGACACCCTGTTTATCTGTCAATCCATTCTTTATTCATTCTTACATCACCTTGCTGAATTTCTCTTTCCACGATCTcacaaaatatgtatattttgatttcattttaattatattatctttatttaGTCTAATGACTTTGTTTCATTATTCATCTTCATGCACTAGAGCAGATGCCCAAAGTATAGCCCCTGGGCCAAAGTTGGcacatggtaacctttgatttggcccaccatcccatctcaAAAAAGAGGGAGAAGTGATGGGAAGGTGATTGGGTCTTCTGCCTTtgccatttttaaatttaatgtaacctttttatttgttttattgcttcGCTACAAAAAAGGCAACTGAAAATAAAggattcaattaaatattgtaaatgaatcagactgctaaaatgtaaatactgtcatttgACAGATAGAGGTCAATACACAAGACATTTGCAAGCAAATCAAGGTacaggcaggagcagctcgactagtgttttcagcattgatatattattaatatgatttaatgtttttctagttattgttaaatattacagaagaaattaggaaattacccatggcaaatttaatatatacGGTTAAGTATAtatttggcccacagccctcaatcaagtttgcttttttgccctttataggaaaaagtttggtCACCCCTGCACTAGAGTTTCCACAGTCTCCAAAGTTTCCTGGTTCTCTCATAATGACAGACCCTCAGCCATCTGTACTCCTCAACAATGATATTCGGATGCCTCTCTTGGGATTAGGCACTTTCCGTTTGCAGGGTCAAGAAGACACTTACAGTGCTGTGGATGCTGCTTTGAAAGCTGGTTATCGTGCCTTTGACACTGCTGCAGTGTATCGTAATGAGGCACATCTAGGTCATGCCCTCCGTTGCCTGCTGCCCAAGCATGGCCTCTCACGAGAAGATGTTTTCATTACTAGTAAACTGGGTCCTAAAGATCAAGGCTCCAAAGCCAGGGATGGTTGTCTGAGGAGCCTGGAGCAGTTGGGACTGGGCTACATTGACCTATATCTTATTCACTGGCCAGGTACCCAGGGGCTGCCCGTTGGGGATAAACGAAATCCTGAAAACCGTGCTCAAAGCTGGAGAGTTTTGGAGGAGTTCTACTCCGAGGGCAAATTTCGAGCCATTGGAGTGTCTAATTACACAGTAGAGCACATGCAGGAGCTGTTGAAGAGCTGTAAAGTCCCCCCGGCAGTTCTTCAGGTTGAGTTTCA harbors:
- the LOC130232738 gene encoding membrane-anchored junction protein; translation: MSIQAFTFPIPETRFFLAEQHVFKFKIRRGDMSSIEEEDMLNGALVSEELENAVRAVLANLDDLHPFTTQNFNIFPYKRKWEQVSKMRFIKKGLELIPYPFLITLYVEYREPAFQHTGESPLYYYTSTLYDLFATIHT
- the zgc:101765 gene encoding LOW QUALITY PROTEIN: glyoxal reductase (The sequence of the model RefSeq protein was modified relative to this genomic sequence to represent the inferred CDS: inserted 1 base in 1 codon; deleted 3 bases in 2 codons), whose amino-acid sequence is MTDPQPSVLLNNDIRMPLLGLGTFRLQGQEDTYSAVDAALKAGYRAFDTAAVYRNEAHLGHALRCLLPKHGLSREDVFITSKLGPKDQGSKARDGCLRSLEQLGLGYIDLYLIHWPGTQGLPVGDKRNPENRAQSWRVLEEFYSEGKFRAIGVSNYTVEHMQELLKSCKVPPAVLQVEFHPKLLQNDLRGLCKIRGVCFSAYSSLGTGXLLSNPVVLEIAKESGRTPAQVVAEVAVQQSIAVLPTSSQPERVEENGILFDFEISENDMERLSALDCGEKFCWDPTQVS